The nucleotide sequence TTGCGCGCCGGATCGACGTTGGGGCCGAATTTTTCCGCCCGTTGGATACGCGATTCGACGTCACGCACGCCCGTAAGATACTGGTCGAGTTTCTCGCGATCGTCGTGCGCCAGCCGGCGCTGGAGGCTGCGGGCGTCGTCCATGACAAAGTCGAGCACGGAGCGCCGGTTCTCCATGCGCTGCTGCGCGTTGGCCTGACGGTGCCCCTGCTCGCCGGCCCCGAAGAGGCGCTCGAAAACGAGTCGGGGGTTGTTTTCCGGCGTCATCGGCGTGGTGGGCGATTTCCACGAAATATTGTATTGGTAGGCGCAGGAGTAACCGGAATCGCAACCGGAGGATTTGCGGTTCGCATCGCACGTGAGTTCCAACGACGGGAAGCGGGTGAGGTCGCCGATCTCGCGCGCGATGACTTGGTCGATCGAGATGCCGGCCTGCACGTCGGTGGCGCTCTTCTTGAGACGGACTCCGGTGAGGAACACACCGTTGCCGCGAGCGTGGTCGCCGCCGCCGTCGTTGCCGGGGTTGGCGTTGAGGTGATCGAGACCGCCGAGAACCTGAAAGCGGTCACGCAGGCCCTGCAGCGGCGACAGGGTTTCACCAAAGGCAAAGTCGCTCATGCCGCCGGTGGGCCACCAGCGATCGGGAATGGCGCCGTTCGGAAACGCGACGAAGGCGGTGCGCAAGGGTGCACCGGTCGGGGTGGTGGCGGTCTCCAGAGCCTGCGTGGCGGCGAGCAGCTTGCTCGGCATCATCGAGGCGAAGGTCGGGAGGGCGAGGGTCGCACCGATCCCGCGCAAAAAATTGCGACGATTCATGGACCGGAGGTGTTGGCGGAGTTCGGTTTCGGCTGCGTTGGGCATGATCAGCGGCGGTTGGCGACGAGGCGGTCGGTTTCTTCGATCGACTCGTCAGGTGTGGATGAAAGCAGGGTTTCGGGTGGACGGGTTTTCTGGAAAGCGGCGGATTCGATGATGCCCATGATGAGGGCGGAGGGGCGGGCGTCGGCGGCTTCGACCTGGGCCACGAGTTGGTCCAAAGTCTCAGTGTCGTAATACTCCATGCCACGCCCGAGGGCGTAGGTCAGCATCTTTTCCGTGAGCGTGTGCAGGAACTGTTCCCGGTGATCGGTGAGGAGGATCTGCTTCAGCTCCTGCACGTTTGAGAATTTCTGACCGGTGATGAGCTCGCCGTCGGGCTCGATGGGTTTGCCCATCTCGGCATCGCGCCAGCGGCCCATGGCGTTGAAATTTTCCAGAGCGAGGCCGAGCGGATCCATACGGCTGTGGCAGGACGCACACATCTTGTTGCTGGCGTGGAGCGCAAGGGTTTCGCGCAGGGAAAGCTTCGCGAGCTCTTCTTCACTGGCCACGTCCTCGAGGGCGGGAATGTTGGGCGGGGGCGGCGGGGGCGGCGTGCCGAGGATGTTATCCAAAATGAAGACCCCGCGCTTCACCGGCGAGGTGCGCGTGGGATTGGAGGTCACGGCCAGCACAGTGCCCTGGGTCAGCACGCCGCCGCGCGGACTGTCGGGCGGCAGCATGACTTTGCGCATCTTTGCCCCCTTGATGTCATCGGTCGGGATTTCGTAGTGCGCCGCCAGCTCCTCGTTGAGGAACGTGTAGTCACTGTCGATGAGTTCGAGCAGACTGCGGTCTTCGCGCAGGATGTGATCAAAATACATCTCCGTCTCGCGCTTCATGGCCCACCGCACGTCGCCGTTGAGGTCGGGTTTGGGTTGCCGGAAAAAGGCGAAGAACGTCTGCCGCGCTTCCGCCAGTTCGGCGGCTTGTTCTTCGGTGCGATCTTCTTCCTCGATCCGGCGCAGGCGGACAAAGGTCTCACGCGCCTTGGCGACTTCGGGATCGGGATTTTCCCGCAGGAACACGACGAAACTGCTGATGTTGACGTTGGGAATATCGCGCGCCTGCAGCCATTGGCCGGTGAAGTTGTTGACGAATTCCTCCGAGCGTTCGTCGGCCAACATGCGTTTGACCTGCTCCGGCAGATGTGCGCGCAGCGCGCCTTTTTCCGCCAGATTAAAGAGCTCCTGGTCCGGCATGGTCGACCACAGGAAATAGGACAGCCGCGACGCCAACGCATATTCGTCGACCAGCGGATATTTCTCCCCTTCGGCCGCAGCCATGGCCTCTTCCTCGCGAAACAGGAATCGAGGCGAAGCCAGCACCGCGACCATCGCTTGGGAAATGCCGGCCTCGAAAGTCGATTCCGGCTGCTCCGAGACGTGGATGGCTACATCCACGAGCCGATCAATCGTCGACGGGCCGACCGGGCGGCGAAACGCCCGGAACGTGAAATCGGTCAGCAGCTCGCGGGCATACTCGCGCCGCTCGGCCACGGATTCCGGCACCGGTCGGGGAAAACGCTCGGCGTAGTTTGCCGGGGGGACCCAGTGCTCCGGAGCCATGGGACCGCGCACCACCACATCATCCAACCTGATCCGCAGCTGGCGGATTTGCTCGACGGCGGGTTCGAGCGGATGAATTTCCACCAAAAACTCGTGTTCCC is from Synoicihabitans lomoniglobus and encodes:
- a CDS encoding DUF1552 domain-containing protein — encoded protein: MNRRNFLRGIGATLALPTFASMMPSKLLAATQALETATTPTGAPLRTAFVAFPNGAIPDRWWPTGGMSDFAFGETLSPLQGLRDRFQVLGGLDHLNANPGNDGGGDHARGNGVFLTGVRLKKSATDVQAGISIDQVIAREIGDLTRFPSLELTCDANRKSSGCDSGYSCAYQYNISWKSPTTPMTPENNPRLVFERLFGAGEQGHRQANAQQRMENRRSVLDFVMDDARSLQRRLAHDDREKLDQYLTGVRDVESRIQRAEKFGPNVDPARKTPEGIPESHADYVQVMYDMMLLAFKTDSTRVCTFVLGHDGDNRSFSEIGISEGHHDLSHHQNNAERVDKVATIDRWYVEQFANFLQRMDETEDVDGNSLLHNSRIVYGSGNADGNRHTHHDLPVLLAGGGGGMLKPGRFVKHSNQPMTNLYLSLADQVGVKNLERFGDSTGRLANI
- a CDS encoding DUF1592 domain-containing protein produces the protein MLSAFQAPLRSRLVGRLSAFLMLGVGAAVPGSIAAKTGPDAVLTSFRDQIELTMDEFCYDCHGYGGDKGGVVLDGWESDDDLLDHELWLRVLRNVRSGIMPPADEAQLDPEQKEAIIHWIKEKAFQLDPLQPDPGRVTVRRLNRVEYRNTIRDLIGVDYDTAIEFPADDTGHGFDNIADVLTISPMLLEKYLDAAQAIIDEAMPSQPLVVAERALPGKRFESTVAIVEPPTPTAVVEGEEAPAPPPSSEVWQAGELAGDARDLLYYSPASLRATHTAEHAGNYEVVLNFRALERYVDNQFDLNKCRIVLKVDGEELLAKEMVREGYGREFSYTFPQQWEAGEHEFLVEIHPLEPAVEQIRQLRIRLDDVVVRGPMAPEHWVPPANYAERFPRPVPESVAERREYARELLTDFTFRAFRRPVGPSTIDRLVDVAIHVSEQPESTFEAGISQAMVAVLASPRFLFREEEAMAAAEGEKYPLVDEYALASRLSYFLWSTMPDQELFNLAEKGALRAHLPEQVKRMLADERSEEFVNNFTGQWLQARDIPNVNISSFVVFLRENPDPEVAKARETFVRLRRIEEEDRTEEQAAELAEARQTFFAFFRQPKPDLNGDVRWAMKRETEMYFDHILREDRSLLELIDSDYTFLNEELAAHYEIPTDDIKGAKMRKVMLPPDSPRGGVLTQGTVLAVTSNPTRTSPVKRGVFILDNILGTPPPPPPPNIPALEDVASEEELAKLSLRETLALHASNKMCASCHSRMDPLGLALENFNAMGRWRDAEMGKPIEPDGELITGQKFSNVQELKQILLTDHREQFLHTLTEKMLTYALGRGMEYYDTETLDQLVAQVEAADARPSALIMGIIESAAFQKTRPPETLLSSTPDESIEETDRLVANRR